In one window of Alphaproteobacteria bacterium DNA:
- a CDS encoding IS1595 family transposase: protein ENFGLFLKECEWRFNNPDPKAQLKQLKQWVQEFLN, encoded by the coding sequence GGAGAATTTTGGGTTATTTTTGAAGGAATGTGAGTGGCGTTTTAACAACCCTGACCCGAAAGCTCAATTAAAACAGTTAAAACAATGGGTTCAAGAGTTCTTAAACTAG
- a CDS encoding helix-turn-helix transcriptional regulator: MTLNINELDLYLGKRVKAFRTKMRWPLKTLAMKLGISIQQLQRYESGLNKISASLLYAIAQEFNTDLAIFYEGYEGPLKNLHSPNHPNNILGAVLDN, from the coding sequence CATTGAATATTAATGAACTAGATTTATACCTCGGTAAAAGAGTAAAAGCTTTTCGAACAAAGATGCGATGGCCATTAAAAACTTTGGCTATGAAGTTGGGTATTTCTATACAGCAATTGCAACGCTATGAATCAGGATTAAATAAAATTTCAGCAAGCTTACTTTACGCAATCGCCCAAGAATTTAATACAGATCTTGCTATATTTTATGAAGGATACGAAGGGCCTCTTAAAAACTTACATTCTCCTAACCACCCTAATAATATTTTAGGGGCTGTCCTAGATAACTAG